The DNA region TGGCTTTTACCCACCGCCAGGCTGGTGGACTGCATGGGAAGACACGGACAACACCAACCGGTACAGCTGTGGAAGCCGCTGCCCGCTTCCACTGGTGCAGGGCGAGCTGTCTGAACGCCGCGATGACAGGCTGCTTCAATGTCAGCCCCGGCGGCCCGTGCAGTATTTTGGGCAGCCACTGTCTGAAAGAGTGAGGTAGATCAGTGCAGACTGACGCACAAAGCTGCCCTCTATACAGCATGTCACCAAGACGCCTGCAAACGCCACTCATACACCTCGTGGTTTTCAACTGATCCCGAGCAGGCCACTCTCTAGCGAGTGGAAATGCAAGGCGTTGGCTGTTTAACCTCAGGCGCTCTGCCGATGCCCTCTCAGCTTGTATTACAGCTCTATGATCAAGGGGTTCCGATTCCTCTACAGATAGCACTCCTTGGCGAGAGGGGCCTCACTCCGCATTAAAAGCTCTGTGCGTCCTCCCGGGTGCTCCAAAGGACCCGCCGCGCCCGGCCTCTCCTGCAGAGTCCTGACTCCTGTTCTCCAAGTAAATCCACAGCATGAGGCCGGCTTCGCGCCGCGACGCACGGTGCTGCCGGGTGTGCGAACCTCCTAAAGAACTTCCTTGACAAGGGATCCCATCGCCACGCACGATCCGCACCAGGCTCAGACGTGCGCACTGACGGGGCTCACGGCCCTACCAGTGAGATTCGTGCCTCAGCCCGGCCCCGCCTTTACTGGCCGCCGGAGAcagcggagcagccaggcccgCAGGTGCACACTGTTCCCCGGAGGCCACGTGGCCATCCGTTGGCCCTGACGGCCCCGGAGCTCCAGCGGCTTCTTCATTCACCTCCAAGAAGGCTCTGGTCTCTTTGGGAGACGTGGATCTCTGCTTGGGGCAGCCTTCAACGTGCTccggctccctcctcctctgcttgTTCTTCAGTCTCCTCTTATAGGTCTGATAGGCTGGGTGGGAACACACAGGGATGGACAATCTCTTAGCCAGGGTGTAACTTGATAGCAACGTTTATTTCTCCTTACACTGGGGGTTTGTTTGCTTTGCAACATACATGCATAAACacacaggaagaagaggaagggaagaaactgAATGAATCTGTGATTCAGAGTGGCTCCTTCTGTCCGGAATGGACCATTTGTGATTGAGCCTCAACCCCCGGTCACTGACAGCGTGGTCAGTAGGAGAGTTTGCCATGGCGGGCACTCCCCTGCAACCTGGGATGGAGCAGGAATGGCTTCCCCTGTCTGTCTCACCAGGAAAAAGAATTTGAAGTTGGATCAAAGACCAGGAGGTTTGTTCTGATAGGATTTCCCTTATCGCAAGGGACAACTACACCCCAACAACTCCTGCCATTGTTTTAGTGATTGGTATATTAGTAGTCAGTACAGATTAACTATCATCCATCTAGAGTCAGTTGTATCCGTGATCCCAAGCCTTATTCAGAGCCTGTCCCTTGACAACAGTAAAAATGTACAATGGccaggatttgtgtgtgtgtgtgtgtatacattggtaggagtatatatgtatacatttttaatttaccttCTGTGAACCTACATATGATATATGCATCATtatattgataaataaatatatacatataatttgtgtatatatagagagggaatttcaatatttgtatatgtattgtATTtggtatttgaaaaatatttcacagTCATTCAGCACAAGTGTTGGTCACAGAAACACTCAAATAACTTGGTATTCAGAAGACCTCAAGGGTGTTAATAAGACTAAATTAATAAATGCTTACATTGggtaaatatcatttttaaagatgactACCTATGGAGACCTTGTCTTAACAAGATTCTGAATCTAAGTTCTGGTAGTGCATTGGGTTTTGTGAAACATACttctttataatcataaacttgCTTTCAGATGATTCtacattttgtgaatttttatttattttcattttatttgaaaggcagacagggacagagattgtccatctgctggttcactccccagatgtgacAGCCAAGACGGGAGCAGGCTAAAGCCAACAGCCTgcaactcaatctaggtctcctgtgtgagtgagtggccgggacccaggtacttgtgccatcacctgctgcctcccagggtgtgcattagtaggaacctggaatcagaagcagagcaaggactcaaacccaaagACTCTGCTGTGTGGTGTGGGAGTCTAAGAGGCACCTAAACCGCCATGCCAAATGGCTGCCCCGGTTTGTTACATATCCTGCGAAACTCTCATTCACGTCAAAGTATTCCATTTATGTGCTTTATTGGCTCCAGAAATGTCAGATGAGAAGTGTGTCACAGAGGAAGCACATGCAAGGTTGGGTTGAACAAAGAGCCATTAAGTTGGGTTGGCCAATTTCCAGTCAACTCTACCCAATGGGAATTCACCTACCTGCAACTATGAGAAATCCATCCAACAGCTGGAAGAGTCCATAGGCCAATGGGAAGCTAAACATCTGGACCAAGTACTCAGCAGTGAAAGACAGCTGGAGCATGGTGATGCACATCTGAATATTTTGAGCTCCCGTTTCCAAGGAAATCGTCCTGCACCTGCCGATGAAAGAGTTGTCAAGAGTTACAGACTAGCAACAGCACTATTCTTAACCTTCTTTTACATGCAGTCATAACCCTATGTAATGAGCGCAGGCCACTGAAAATGTGGATCATGTATAGTTTCTTGCTGAGTACCTCCTTTCTAGGATGAACTTCTGAGAGGCACTGTGGGGTAGGACCATGCAAACACTGTCCTGGGAGAGGAATCCGAGtggaaagacaagacacacacagagaaaaggctcAGGAACAACAAAAAGCACGAGCGGGGTCAGGGAGCTGCAGTAGAAATTCAGAAAAGTGGCAGAAGTACTTAGAGAAGGCTtcgcagaggaggagggagagacgtTTCAGGATGCAAAGAGTGGTGAGGTCATTTAACATGCGAGAAATGACAGAAAGCAGAGTTCCAGGCACAGGTGTGAGTGTGGCCTATTCAGGAGGCACTGTATACACAGAGTATCTTCAAAAGCTCTGTGGAAATGTGCATTGTGGGGGCGAGATGTGTGATGCAGCAGACTGAGCCGCAGCTTGGGATGCCTTAgctcagagtacctggttcaagtcctggctactccagttccaatcccgCTCCTACCAATGTGTCTAGAAagaacagataatggctcaagtacttgcgacctgccacccacatgagaaacccagatggagttcctggctcctggcttctcttcagcctagcccagccccagccactgtgggcattcaggaagtgaatcagtggatggaagatctctcctcactctgtcccaccttctctttctgtcactctgcctttcaaatagacaaatcttttttcaaacatgtattatgaaaaaatgcatgatttcaaaatttcttttgcatcaaaataaacttatcttctattGTAAACTAATCCACAAGGAGGTAGTATTAGAGGAGATGAGAATACAGAGTTGGAACTATGAAACAGCACAAACCAAACAATattgaaaacaaacacacacaaagaccctaaatgaaaaccaaatggcagccggcaccgcagctcactaggctaatcctccgccttgcggcaccggcacaccgggttctagtcccagtcggggcgccggattctgtcccggttgctccccttccaggccagctctctgctgtggccagggagtgcagtggaagatggcccaagtgcttgggccctgcaccccatgggagaccaggataagtacctggctcctgccatcgggtcagcgcagtgcgccagccgtggcggccattggagggtgaaccaacggcaaaggaagacctttctctctgtctctctctctcactgtccactctgcctgtcaaaaaattaaaaaaaaaaaagtgtaacatGATTGTCTTTGGTAAAAGGacttaatttttcttcttaaaggaTTTAAGGTTTTTACCTTCTACTTTTCTATACATCATTGGCTTTCCAattgcagaaaacaaaataaacctcagttgaagaagaaaacagagggaggagaggccagCCATGGGAAATACGTTAGGGGCTGGGTTACACAGATTCACCTGACTCCAACTTACCAAGGCAGTCTGTTGGTTCAGATACATGGAAGTGAACAGGTGAAAGACGTATTTCAGAAGATGAACTAGCACTATgtgtgagctggactggaatgtGGGAGTAACAAGGGTGTGTGATGTGGGGGTGGAGATGTTGTCCGTGGCACAGGATGAGTTCTGTGGTTCATGCTTTATTTCCTGGTTGTTGCTACACTTTCCTCAAACTACCCCCACTTCCTTCAGACCCTTGTCAAGAACACAATATGGTTAAGCTACAAAGACAGAACTTGGCAAATGCAGTACATTGTTTTGATCTTTGTCAAGTCATCAGGTATGAAAAAGACAAGATTGATGATGGCACCTGCCAGAGGAGTGCATTCTGTCAGATCCCATTCCATTTCAGCCACACAACAGTCTATCTGTGTTCCCCGCTGTTGACTTTGGAAACAAACCCAGGTTTAAATCCCAACTCCACCATTTTCTAGCCCTACACTTGAGCCAGTGACAGCTTCTCTGAAGGGTTTGCTCACTAGAACCCTCTGAGGGTTATGGAAAGGTGTAAATCACATATCCTGGGTGGAGCCTTAGCCAGTGCTTGTTATAATCCAAATTATTCCCTAAGTGGATTGCAAATAGCATAAAGCCAATTAAAAATGGCCCAACCTCACTCTTGGAATTCAATtacatagtttctttttctttaagaatcccttgcttaaaaaaaattattttatttatttgaaagacagagtgacacagagggggagacagagagagatcttccatttgctggttcactccccaaatggccttaacagccaggtctaggccaggccaaaaccagaagcctacaactccatccaggtctcccacgtgggtagcaagagcccaggtacttggaccatcttgtgctgctttcccaggaacattagcgagaagctggatgggaagtggagcagcaaggactcgaacgaGTGCTTACATGGGATCCAgagttacaggcagcagcttaacccgccgtaccataacactggccccaaaaatcccttttcttcttattatttttaaagcagtacTACATACTTACTTGCTCAAAAACTTAGGAAATATGccaagaaaacattaaagaattaaaattaccCATAATCTTATTACTCAAAATCAAACACTATTACCATTTGGcatatttttcaagtatttttttattcatagatttagttttgctttcttttacaaAGTGGGAATCAAAATAGAtgccattttctatttttaaagttaactttATCTCTTGAGTATCTTCTGAAATCATTAAAATTGATGCATGACATCCATCACATGGATACATCATGAATTAAATATTACCCTATTGTTAGGTATGTAAATTGTCTccgtttttatatttataaataacacTGCAACTAACATTAGCATTTCAATATTCGTGTGCATATCCGATACTGCTAGCTTCAGAACACacttttaaaagtagaattactGAGTTAAcaactataaatatttataagacTGTGAATACCATACTAAATTGCCATCCAAGGAGTTGTTAGCACTCTTCAGCTCCTCCATGATGGTATAACACTCATCACAGGCTTACCAACATGGGGCACTATCATCTCTAacatcaaaatatttataaattacatgCCCCAATCTATAATGGCAACATTTAAGACAAATTCCTATCTTGTTTTTCaagtttctctcccttctcttgaGTCTTATAATtagctaattttaaaattctgaccAAAAACTGGCTAAGACTTACTCTCTTGAAACTCGCTCATGCCTTAGAATGACCCATATATTTAGTGAAACAGCCTTATTCCTCCTATTTAGTTCCTGGAATAAGAGAATTGTATACAGAAGAGAACTGTACCTCAACAAACGGAATTACCACCCAATCGTAATCTCACAAATGACAGCTTCCCATCAGGCTGGCCTTTCCTTTAGTTTACTGCAAGAATGGCCGtgatctttcctctctctctctctctctctctctctctctctctctctctctcggctgtGTCGTCCGGTCCCCGCCCAGCACGTGCGTGTCAGCGGAAACTCTTGCAGTCTCCTGACACCGCCAGGCAGCAAAGCCCGCCAGTGGCAGTCTGTTCCATTTCCCTCCCTCAAAAGAACGATCTGGCGGATTTCACTGTACCTTTGCCAAGACTGGCGTGTGAGGAGAGCCAGCAGAAAGCCCGCGACATGGCCGACGAAAGGGAAGACGAAACTGATGGTCAGAAGGGTGGTGTCTGAATGCCAAGACCCCTGTGCCAGCACCAATCCAGCGACCGCGACCAGCAGAAGGAGCAGTGCCCCGACAACGGCCCCAACCTAAAGCGAACCAGGAAAATCAGTCCACGTGAACTCCGGGGGCTTCTGCATGATGCAGAGTCCACCGAGGCTCTGCGACGCTTGGAGCCCACGACGTGCCAAGAATAAAGGACTTACAGACCGTAGAATTTAACTTCGTTTTATGGAGGAGAAACCTGAATTCCCTAACAGTCAACTTGAGGCAGCTAGAATTTTGGTGCGGTTTGACACAAATCCAGATCTTATTTAATGGtcaaatttatttcttccttcaagTAAAGAATTTGGCAAGGAGACCTGAGTTGTAGAGTCTCTCGTGGACAGTGCAAGCTTGTGACGTAAGTGAAATTTGACAATAAGCACGCAACACCCTCCCACGTGACCCTGCGGCTTACCCGAGGTCTGAGGTCTGCCCCGCCTCCCACAACCCGATCCACCccccagcagcttcctgctgctttGATTCTGTGCTTCGCTGGCTCCAATGAAAGGGGCCCCCTCCTCTTGCGACAGTGCAAGCTGATAGCCACTTAAGAAGAGACGCTGACCTCGACCCCTGTCCGCTCCCGAAGGGACACACATCTTACTTAACCAAAACAAAGAGTCAGCAGCAGAATCCCAGCGGTTGTGGGTTTAGATCAGACAGGAGGGGGTCACGGTTCAGCATGTTCTGGAACAACCAGGCTCTTGGCAAGCTCCCGTTCATACCATGGAGAGAGTGAACTGTGCCCCAAGTTACAGAGTCAACCAGGATCTGAACTGATGCGGGGGGGTGTGAGGGATGGGAGTCAGCAGgaaccaaagaaaacaaaaaacaaacagagcAACCCAACATACACTACTTATGCTCTGGGGTCATTCCGAACGCTTCGAAACAGGACAGACCCGGCCCTGGCCGACGGGGAGACGCTGAAACAGCCAGCGACTGGAAAATCCCCTTTCAACTCCACCGGGAGCAAATGAAGAAAACTTAAGTTTGTTCAGAAAACAAAGTTTTCTTCGGAGTTGTGTCCGATCAAAAGGCCAAGGAGCACCAAGAACAGAGAATGGAGCTAACGCGATGGTTCCCTCCGCCTGGGTTTCACTGAGGAGCCCTATCACGTGCGTATTGTGAGTTTGCTCTATACAGATGATAAAACTGACACGTGGAAAACTGATCTGGCTTCCCCCACTGTGCTGGGAAGCTAACAGAGCAACTGGGAGCAGGAAGTCAACACTGTTGTCCTGGTTAAACGCCCTTGAAAGAGGAGTAAACAGATAATAGagtccctggaaaagcagagtttcCATGATCATGCTCCCTCCTCTTGTTTTGTAAACAAAAGTCAGAACCAGACGCCTCCTTGAACATCAGAGCCGAGCGGGGGCGGGAGGGACAGTGTTCCAGGAAGAAAGCCCAGCGCGGCGGCCGCGTTGCAGTCTCGCACGTGCGCGTACTCGTGCTGTGCTGAGCCTTCCTCCAGCTGCTGAGCCCggctgggctgcaggtgggcGCGCCCACCCCTCTTCTCCTGGCTGCAGTCCcccgggcttttttttttttttttttttaaatcttttatttaatgaatataaatttccaaagtacgactcatgtgttacaatggcttccccccccataccgtccctcccacccacaaccctcccctttcccactccctctccccttccattcacatcaagattcattttcgattatcttaatatacagaagatcagcttagtataccttaagtaagtatttcaacagtttgatcccacacagaaacataaagtgaaaaataatagatgattttttttaaatgatgatgaaatcagatcagacctattgtcatgtttaatcccagtgagagtcaagttgggaattgataatttcttttcttttttttttttttttttttttacagaagatcagtttagtgtacattaagtaaagatttcagtcgtttgcacccccatagaaacacaaagtgaaatatactgtttgagtactcgttatagcattaagcctcagtgtacagcacgttaaggacagagatcctacatgaggagtaagtgcacagtgactcctgttgttgactttaccaattgacactcctgtttatggcatcagtaatctccctatgcaccagttatgagtttccaaggctatggaagccccttgagttctccgactcttatcttgtttagacacggtcatagtcaaagtggaggttctctcctcccttcagagaaaggcacctccctctttgaagacctgttctttccactgggatctcactcacagagatctttttgccagagtgtcttggctttccatgcctgaaatactctcatgggcttttcagccagatccaaatgcctttagggctgattctgaggccagagtgctatttaggacatccgccattctatgagtctgctgagtatctcacttcccatgttggatcactctcccctttatttattctatcggttggtgttagcagatactagacttgtttatgtgctccctttgactcttagtcctttcattatgatcaattgtgaactgaaattgatcacttggactggtgagatggcattggcacatgccaccttgatgggattgaattggaatcccctggtatgggGCTTATGCAGACCCGGGAGGCCGACGTGTGACTGGGTCCCCTCAGGCAGAGCCCAGCAGCCACCCCTAACTCAGCTCAAGGGAGGGTTCCTTCCCGACCCTCTAATTAACCCAAAATGTTTGTCTCCTTATAAAATACAACTGAAAtatgttttccaggttcatggAAACAACACATATTACAGCCTTATAGCTTCTAAAACGTCACTAGGAAAACTGAACAACCCCCTAGGAGACCGACATCAGTGTTGAGAGAGCCTCTTTAGCcagttttaaaagttctttatgggtcagcgctgtggcacagcaggttaaagccccggcctgcagtgccggcatcccgtatggcccTCGGTTCTCGTCCCGGCTAAttcgcttccgatccagctccctgcttatgcacctggaaagcagcagaggatggctcctgcacccacctgggagacgcagaagcagctcctggctttggatcagctctggctattgcaaccatttggggagtgaaccagtagatggaagaagtctctctctctctctctctgtctctacctctgtgtagctctttcaaataaataaaataaatctttaaaaataaaactccttTATCAGAGAACCCTGCTGGTTTCTCCCACAGACCAAAAGACAACCCTTCAAAGTTAGCAGTCAAGAGCTCTAGTTACCGGCATCCCAAGGCAAGGCCTCTGGGCGACTTCGTTGAATTGCACTCATGTGCTTAGTGGCCCTTGTTCATGTGTCCAGGCCACAACTTCAGAGGCAAGGACAGCCCTCCATCCTACTTTTCCAGGAATCCAGCTATTTCCCTAAACACTGGGCTCCGTTCCCTGCACACTGGCACACCTTTCCCCTTGAGAGCGTCCACTGAAGCTCTATGAGTGGACGGCCCCGGCTTTCTGTCCACACACGGGCCTTAGCTTTTCTGCCAGTAAATCAGGAGCCCCGTGTTTCCCGGGGTGTCATGGTCCTCAGGGTGGACCCGGGTGGAGGGCCACAGCAAGGCGCAGAGAGGTGGACCAAACCTGAGGGCTTGGGCCCAAACCCACGGGCCGTTCTGGTAACCGGCTGGGGTGCGGCTGCCCCCGGTCAGCTCACTGGTCCCAGTCCCCGCCTGCCTCTGTCCCTCGGGTCTGGTCCGAGGGCGCGCTGTGACGGCCAGTTGCTTACCTTGAGAATGATTTTGGATTGCTTGGGCCACTTGAAATTCACATAGATTCCGAAGGCCACGGGGATGATCAGGCACCCTAGGGTGATTCCTGGTGAGCAGAAAAGCCCAGATCTTCTTTAGCAAAGTCTGTTACCACTGAACAAACAGCATCAATTAAAGCTGTGTTTTATTTCCCCTCCACATCAAAAACAAACTTTGAAAGGCAGTCTTTGAAGGGCACGTGACGCTAATGGCCACCCCGTCCCCGAGCCAGCATTTCCCGCTCAGAAACCCTCCGCCAGTCACACGGGACTTTACAGACAACTAGAACTAGAATGGCGAGAAGACAGGAGGCCGTCTGTCAGCCCAGGGACTGCTCCGGTTGCTGCGCCTGGTGccacccctgcacccagagcTATTATCGCTTCACTCGAGGCCACGGGGTCATCTGCTTCACAGAGGACGTTCCTGTTACAGGCAGGACAGCAGCATGTGCTACATGGCCACGGCAGTTTCCCACACTCTCCAAGCGTCCCCAGGAGACCTGAGGCTAGAAGACGCCTTGTGATTAACACAGGGGAATGGAGGCGCTGGAGACAGGCTGGGTGGAGCAGAAGTGCCCGTCCACGTGCCAGCAGGATCCATACGCCAACCTCTGCCAGTGCCACTTTCCAAATCTGACCAAACACCTACAATAATGGCCTCAAAGCTCTATGCGGTGCCCAGCACATTTTGAGTTTTAATTGGTTCTGAGTGCTTTTCAGAACATATCATCGATACAGAATACAGAACTTACAGATCAGAAAAGGttgtatgtaaataaaataatggtttctttttttttatttgaaagacagagttacacaaagagaggagaggcagagagagagagagagagagagagagagagaggtcttcaatccactggttcactccctagatggccacaacggctggagttgtgctgatctgaagcaggagccaggagcttcttccgggtctcccatgcgggtgcagaggcccaaggacttgagccatctgctactgctttcccaggccacagcagagagttggattggaagaggagcagccgggactcgaaccagcgtccatatgggatgcctgggatgccggcacttcaggccagggcattaacccactgcaccacagcgcaggccccaagcATGGTTTCTAAATTAAGGTCTCAAGTTTTTACAAGTTCACTGGATTCTAGCtcttacccagctctctgcatgaTTCTGAACTGTGAGCCGTAGGCTGTGAACCCTCAAGGTGCTTGCTGGAGATTACAGATGGACACTAACTAAAGTTTTAAGAATCATAGTTTCTATAGCACTTCTCCAATGCTTCCAACCAACTAGAACCGACAATTCTCTTGCAAGCCTAGTTTGTCCAAAGAGATCTTTAGAAACAGGGAAGAGTTTAGagaaaaacattcaggaaagGAGCTGATGAAATATAGCTGGGTGTGGTTTTAACACATGgatgagcttttaaaaatcaatagggATCATTTACGTTCAATCCACAAGAAAGAGTTAAGGCACACAGGCAATTAGAGAGGTAAATTCCTGGGAACTAAACTCTAATTAGAGTTACCAGATCCAGTTAAATTGTGGATCAAGGAGCCCActtgcaggggcaggcatttagcctagcaggtaaggCCCCAGCTAAGACAGATGCATCCCAAACCAGAGTGCATGGATTTGTGcactagctctgctcctgagttcagcttcttgctagcacacagcctggaaggcagcaggtggtggctcaagtactttgtccctgccaccacgtgggagacctgcattgagttccaagctcctggtttcagcctggcccagccccaggcattgcagacatttggggagtgaaccagcaaataggaatGCTTGTTCTCAcactatctctctgcttttcaaataaataaaattataaaaattcttaaaagaaaacaatttatgtGTTGTCTAATGgtataaggttttattttttaagtaatttctctgactctattttttaaaaaaaagaactcttgttTTTTTAGAGCCTGGACTTtgcattcagatttctgagttagaATTTCAGTTCTACATTTATCAGTTACATGATCTTGGTCAAGTTACTTAACCCCTCTAAGCCTGAAAATCTAcaaaattgaattagtaataagaTCTATAGTGTAGAGTTATTTAGGAAATTAAATTAACTTTTTATAGTACCACAAGACCCCTGCATGAAGAGATTACAAGTATATCATTTACAACGGCTATTGTAAGC from Oryctolagus cuniculus chromosome 8, mOryCun1.1, whole genome shotgun sequence includes:
- the SLC10A6 gene encoding sodium-dependent organic anion transporter, which produces MRANCCSSSVHPANGSEEELPVGLQAHGDLGLVFTVASAVMMGLLMFSFGCSVEIRKLWLHIRRPWGIAVGLLCQFGLMPLIAYLLAVSFTLKPVQAIAVLIMGCCPGGTISNIFTFWVDGDMDLSISMTTCSTVAALGMMPLCLYLYTWSWNLAQNLTIPYQNIGITLGCLIIPVAFGIYVNFKWPKQSKIILKVGAVVGALLLLLVAVAGLVLAQGSWHSDTTLLTISFVFPFVGHVAGFLLALLTRQSWQRCRTISLETGAQNIQMCITMLQLSFTAEYLVQMFSFPLAYGLFQLLDGFLIVAAYQTYKRRLKNKQRRREPEHVEGCPKQRSTSPKETRAFLEVNEEAAGAPGPSGPTDGHVASGEQCAPAGLAAPLSPAASKGGAGLRHESHW